The following coding sequences are from one Sander lucioperca isolate FBNREF2018 chromosome 2, SLUC_FBN_1.2, whole genome shotgun sequence window:
- the cbwd gene encoding COBW domain containing has protein sequence MDGMVMEEEDDCPELVPIDTPPGPPAEQIPVTIITGYLGAGKTTLLNYILTEQHKKRIAVILNEFGEGSALEKSLAVSQAGELYEEWLELRNGCLCCSVKDNGLKAIENLMEKKGKFDYILLETTGLADPGAVASMFWVDAELGSDIYLDGIVTVIDAKYGLQQLTEEKADGLVNEAARQIAVADLTIINKTDLVNEEELAQIREAVRSVNGLVKILESQRSRVDLSEVLDLHSFDSKDGANLAEKLQLVKDTRPHLDKSILTVTFEVAGDLSEDALNVFIQDLLWEKMFKNKEGQPMTVIRSKGIVSFAGKAHQVMLQGVHELYDLNETPQLWEENPRINRLVFIGRNLDKNILQEQFISTVLEQAERK, from the exons ATGGATGGCATGGtgatggaggaggaagatgacTGCCCAGAGTTGGTGCCCATCGACACCCCGCCTGGTCCTCCTGCAGAGCAGATACCTGTCACCATCATCACAGGCTACCTCG GTGCTGGAAAGACTACACTGCTGAACTATATCTTAACAGAACAACACAAAAAGCGGATTGCTGTCATACTCAATGAATTTGGAGAGG GCAGCGCCCTTGAGAAGTCCCTCGCAGTGAGCCAGGCAGGAGAGCTGTATGAGGAGTGGCTGGAACTGAGAAATGGCTGCCTCTGCTGCTCTGTCAA GGACAATGGTCTCAAAGCCATCGAGAACTTGATGGAGAAGAAAGGAAAGTTTGACTACATCCTGCTAGAAACCACTGGACTAGCTGATCCAG GAGCTGTGGCCTCCATGTTCTGGGTCGACGCAGAGCTCGGCAGTGATATTTATTTGGATG GCATCGTCACAGTCATTGACGCCAAGTATGGACTGCAG CAACTTACAGAGGAAAAAGCAGATGGACTTGTCAATGAAGCAGCCAG gcAGATTGCTGTCGCTGACCTGACCATAATCAACAAGACAGACCTGGTGAATGAGGAGGAACTCGCTCAAATACGAGAGGCGGTCAG GTCTGTAAATGGTCTTGTCAAGATTCTAGAAAGCCAGAGATCAAG GGTGGATCTCTCTGAAGTGCTGGATCTGCATTCCTTTGACAGCAAGGATGGAGCAAA TCTAGCAGAGAAGCTCCAACTTGTGAAAGATACAAGACCACATCTTGACAAG AGTATTTTAACTGTGACGTTTGAAGTGGCTGGAGATCTCTCTGAGGATGCCTTGAATGTCTTCATCCAG GATCTCCTGTGGGAAAAGATGTTCAAAAACAAAGAAGGGCAACCCATGACTGTCATTCGGTCAAAG ggcATAGTATCATTTGCAGGTAAAGCCCACCAAGTGATGCTGCAGGGGGTCCACGAGCTGTATGACCTGAATGAGACTCCACAGCTTTGGGAGGAGAACCCGCGGATCAACCGACTGGTCTTTATAG GTAGGAACCTGGACAAGAACATTCTGCAGGAACAGTTCATCTCTACGGTTTTGGAACAAGCAGAGAGAAAGTAG
- the foxd5 gene encoding forkhead box protein D5, whose amino-acid sequence MTLSSEFEASQHTALPLEEDEIDIVGEDEPTHGRLYRNECSTDPGSSAESGAEFDSSEPDSSGESENSFCADAPPSRKAQNSSVKPPYSYIALITMAILQSPVKKLTLSGICDFISNKFPYYRDKFPAWQNSIRHNLSLNDCFIKIPREPGNPGKGNYWSLDPASEDMFDNGSFLRRRKRFKRNQPEFGKDGLMFYSNLNCYRPYGQPYCLQGQVSPPPAAPIRYMPLQEGIMMPPSSYHLLPHTLNSHRKYSGPKDFRAQVCAPEPPGPQAKCSFSIDSIMSKPSPNCPQNPNPQQSPRSGLGYGHLMVPTLLQAPRTPFCPPAMLSTAPLRNEHLRLSYHHC is encoded by the coding sequence ATGACTCTCTCCAGTGAATTTGAGGCTTCACAGCACACTGCTTTGCCCCTAGAAGAGGATGAGATTGACATAGTGGGCGAGGATGAGCCTACCCACGGGCGTTTATATCGAAATGAGTGCTCCACGGACCCCGGCTCCTCAGCAGAATCTGGTGCTGAGTTTGACTCTTCAGAGCCAGACTCCTCGGGGGAAAGCGAGAACAGTTTCTGCGCAGACGCACCGCCGTCCAGGAAAGCTCAGAACAGCTCGGTAAAGCCTCCCTACTCCTACATTGCCCTCATCACTATGGCCATCCTGCAGAGCCCGGTGAAGAAACTGACGCTGAGTGGCATCTGTGACTTCATCAGCAACAAGTTTCCCTACTACAGAGACAAGTTCCCCGCTTGGCAGAACTCCATCAGGCACAACCTGTCTCTCAACGACTGTTTCATCAAGATCCCGAGGGAACCTGGGAACCCGGGCAAAGGTAACTACTGGTCTCTGGACCCTGCCTCAGAGGACATGTTCGACAACGGCAGCTTCCTTCGGCGAAGGAAGCGCTTCAAGAGAAACCAGCCCGAATTTGGCAAAGACGGACTTATGTTTTATTCCAACTTGAACTGCTACCGGCCGTACGGGCAACCATATTGCTTACAAGGCCAGGTAAGCCCTCCGCCCGCTGCTCCTATCCGGTACATGCCTCTACAGGAGGGCATCATGATGCCTCCCTCTTCCTATCACCTACTACCACACACTTTGAACAGTCACAGGAAGTACAGTGGGCCTAAAGACTTCAGAGCGCAGGTTTGCGCACCAGAACCCCCTGGCCCGCAGGCAAAGTGCTCTTTCAGCATTGACAGCATCATGAGCAAGCCCTCTCCCAACTGTCCACAGAACCCAAACCCACAGCAGAGCCCTCGCAGCGGTCTTGGGTACGGTCACCTCATGGTTCCGACGCTCCTGCAGGCTCCGAGGACTCCATTCTGCCCTCCTGCCATGCTGAGCACGGCTCCTTTAAGAAACGAGCACCTCAGACTCTCTTACCATCATTGCTGA